The Equus caballus isolate H_3958 breed thoroughbred chromosome 12, TB-T2T, whole genome shotgun sequence genome contains a region encoding:
- the OR9I1 gene encoding olfactory receptor family 9 subfamily I member 1 (The RefSeq protein has 1 substitution compared to this genomic sequence): MAKNNLTTVTEFILMGFTDYSKLEIPLFVMFLSFYVVTLLGNVGMIILIQVDVQLHTPMYFFLSHLSLLDACYTSVITPQILATLPTGKIVISYSQCAAQFFFFTICAGTECFLLAVMAYDRYVAISNPLLYTVVMNPRICWSLVLGAYVCGMLGAILRTTCTFTLPFCDNNKINFFFCDLPPLLKLACSDTTNSEIVIVFFGNFVILANALVILISYMPIIKAILRVKSSSGRAKTFSTCASHLTAVAIFFGTLIFMYLWSGSGKSLEEDKVVSVFYTVVIPMLNPLIYSLRNKDVKAAFKKVTGRFQGSQSM; this comes from the coding sequence ATGGCCAAGAATAATCTCACCACAGTAACTGAGTTCATTCTCATGGGCTTTACTGATTACTCCAAGTTGGAGATTCCCCTGTTCGTGATGTTTCTGAGTTTCTATGTGGTCACCCTTCTGGGAAATGTGGGGATGATCATTCTGATTCAAGTGGATGTCCAACTCCACACCCCAATGTACTTCTTCCTGGGCCACCTCTCCCTCCTAGATGCCTGCTACACCTCGGTCATCACCCCTCAGATCCTGGCCACACTGCCCACAGGCAAGATTGTCATCTCTTATAGTCAGTGTGCTGCCCAGTTCTTTTTCTTCACCATTTGTGCAGGTACTGAGTGTTTCCTTCTGGcagtgatggcctatgaccgctatgtcgCTATTAGCAACCCACTGCTCTACACTGTGGTCATGAACCCCAGAATCTGCTGGAGTTTGGTGCTGGGAGCCTATGTCTGTGGGATGTTGGGGGCCATCTTGCGTACCACATGCACCTTCACCCTCCCCTTCTGTGACAACAATAAGATCAACTTCTTTTTCTGCGACCTCCCACCTCTGTTGAAACTCGCCTGCAGTGACACAACAAACAGTGAGATTGTCATTGTCTTCTTTGGAAACTTTGTGATTTTGGCCAATGCCTTGGTCATCCTGATTTCCTACATGCCCATCATCAAGGCCATTTTGAGAGTGAAGTCTTCAAGTGGCAGGGCCAAGACTTTCTCCACATGTGCCTCTCACCTCACTGCTGTGGCCATTTTCTTTGGGACTCTCATCTTCATGTATCTGTGGAGTGGTTCAGGCAAATCCCTGGAGGAAGACAAGGTTGTGTCTGTCTTCTACACTGTGGTCATCCCCATGCTGAACCCTCtgatctacagcctgagaaacaagGATGTGAAGGCAGCATTCAAAAAGGTCACTGGTAGATTCCAGGGGTCCCAGAGCATGTAG